The window CCGGCGGCGCCCACGGCCACGGCACCGGCGCGGACGTGCTGACCAACCTGGCACGCCAGGTCACGGCGCCGGTGCGCTGGGACCTGATCATGGCGAACCTCGCGGAGCGCGGCGTCACCGGCCTGGTCGAGCTCGCCCCCGGGGGCGTCCTGACGGGGCTCGCCAAGCGCGGCCTCAAGGGTGTCGAGACGCTGGCGGTCAAGTCGCCCGCGGACCTCGACGCGGCTCGCGAGCTGATAGCAGCCCACAGCACTGTCCTTTCCAGCGGCACGAGCGCGAACGGAGCAGCCCAGTGACCAAGTTGCAGCAGGCCCAGCCCACGCAGTTCTCCCGGATCCTCGCCATCGGCGCGGAACGCGGGGAGCTCGTCGTGACGAACGACGACATCGCGGGTCCCATCGACTCCTCCGACGAGTGGATCCGCCAGCGCACCGGCATCATCACCCGCCGTCGGGCCGGGGCAGACAAGGACGTGCTCGACCTGGCCGAGGCCGCCTCGAACAAGGCGCTGGAGGCCGCGGGCCTCACCGGTGCCGACATCGACGCGATCATCCTCTCGACGATCACGCACATGCACATGACGCCGTCGGGAGCCGCGATGCTGGCCGACCGCATCGGCGCGACGCCGGCCGCGGCCTACGACGTGTCGGCGGCCTGCGCCGGCTACGCGTACGGCATCGGCCAGGCGGACGCCCTGGTGCGCTCGGGCCTGGCCCGGCACGTGCTGGTGATCGGCGCCGAGAAGCTCAGCGAGATCATCGACCCGACCGACCGCTCCATCTCGTTCCTGCTGGGCGACGGCGCGGGCGCCGCGATCGTCGGCCCGTCGGACACGCCGGGCATCGGCCCCACGGTGTGGGGCTCGGACGGCTCCAAGGCGACGGCGATCCGCCAGACGCACTCGTGGACCGAGCTGCGCGCGGACCCCTCGCTGGGCTGGCCCACGCTGCGCCAGGACGGCCCCACGGTGTTCAAGTGGGCGAGCTTCCAGATGGCGCCCGTCGCGGAGAAGGCCATGGCCGAGGCCGGCGTGACCGCACAGGACATCCAGGTCTTCATCCCGCACCAGGCGAACATGCGAATCAT is drawn from Promicromonospora sp. Populi and contains these coding sequences:
- a CDS encoding beta-ketoacyl-ACP synthase III codes for the protein MTKLQQAQPTQFSRILAIGAERGELVVTNDDIAGPIDSSDEWIRQRTGIITRRRAGADKDVLDLAEAASNKALEAAGLTGADIDAIILSTITHMHMTPSGAAMLADRIGATPAAAYDVSAACAGYAYGIGQADALVRSGLARHVLVIGAEKLSEIIDPTDRSISFLLGDGAGAAIVGPSDTPGIGPTVWGSDGSKATAIRQTHSWTELRADPSLGWPTLRQDGPTVFKWASFQMAPVAEKAMAEAGVTAQDIQVFIPHQANMRIIDQMKKQLGLPDTVVIARDIAETGNTSAASIPLAADRLLSEGQAKSGDLALQIGFGAGLVYAAQVVVLP